In Candidatus Nitrosotenuis uzonensis, one DNA window encodes the following:
- a CDS encoding 30S ribosomal protein S15 has translation MGRVHTHRHGQSHSTRPISYRTPSWISDPKEIEELVVKYGKDGVPMSQIGIKLRDQHAVPLVKPIVKKSVKKILEDNGIKPELPEDLNNIVKKAVNLQRHLKSNNSDKRNVRSLELVEAKVHRISTYYKKIGVLPQNWKYKSVVAQLE, from the coding sequence ATGGGACGCGTACATACACACAGACACGGTCAATCTCATTCCACAAGGCCGATCTCATACAGGACTCCATCCTGGATATCAGATCCAAAGGAGATCGAGGAGCTGGTTGTAAAGTACGGCAAGGACGGCGTGCCGATGAGCCAGATTGGCATAAAGCTCAGAGACCAGCATGCAGTTCCGCTTGTAAAGCCCATAGTCAAAAAATCGGTCAAAAAGATACTTGAGGACAACGGGATAAAACCGGAACTCCCAGAAGACCTGAACAACATTGTCAAAAAGGCAGTCAATTTGCAAAGACACCTAAAGAGCAATAACTCTGATAAGAGAAACGTCAGATCGCTTGAGCTCGTGGAAGCAAAGGTGCACAGAATATCCACATACTATAAGAAAATCGGGGTGCTGCCTCAAAACTGGAAATATAAGTCAGTAGTAGCTCAGCTTGAGTAA